In Rhodococcus sp. OK302, one genomic interval encodes:
- a CDS encoding molybdopterin-dependent oxidoreductase, with translation MTYSVNGNSFETEPRPGQCLRTFLRELGHHGVKKGCDGGDCGACTVWVAGNPVHSCITPAFRAEGREVTTIEGLGTPENLHPMQQQFRDAPGFQCGFCTAGMIMTSAALTDSQKDDLPRALKGNLCRCTGYRAIEDAVNGVSGIEVALPGEAVGTSVGAPAATDVVTGRAEYTMDTTIDGMLHLKVLHSPHAHARILSIDTAEALTVPGVHRVYTWKDVPRKRFTTAIHTDHLVDPDDTYILDNVVRFVGQRVVAVLADTVAAAEEARRKVVVEYEILPAVFDPEEAMADGAPALHGSNDPFVRDPEHNILLEIHGHVGDVEAGFADADIIHEGTYFSPRVQHAHLETHGSIAWMEEDRLHVRTSSQSPSIAKVKLAHLFDLRPDQLRVFCKRVGGGFGGKQEVISEDLVALATLDTGRPVCLEFTREEEFTTASPRHPMKLTIKLGANKDGTLTAFQYRNISNTGAYGNHGGETLFAGGAAVSLYRCANKKFDAYSVYTNSVPSGALRGYGMTQPAFAVESAMTELAIALGLDPLEVRRRNIVRPGDSLVALEDGPDDVIFTEDGLGQCIDLVDAALSSNPVPTLGDDWLIGTGTASSLHETAPPTEHISEAWLTLGDDCVYELAIGTVEFGEGTSTAHVQIAANQLGTTPSRVRIVQSDTDRTGFDTGAFASAGLFVAGNAVLRASSAVRDRLLAFAASHTGVALDQCSMDDDKILCGDVRITLAEVVDAGRARGIRFTEARKAYGSPRSVVSNTHGFRIAVHRITGEIRILYSVQATDAGVIINPAQVRGQIEGGVAQGIGFALTENFHVDANGTMMNPNLRNYRIPTYADIPRTEVLLVDSADSVGPLRSKGMAECCINPVAPALANALANATGTRFRSLPLTPERIYTGLNR, from the coding sequence ATGACGTACTCGGTGAACGGCAACAGCTTCGAGACAGAGCCCCGTCCCGGACAGTGTTTGAGAACATTTCTCCGAGAGCTCGGACATCACGGCGTCAAGAAGGGTTGCGACGGCGGCGATTGCGGCGCGTGCACCGTCTGGGTCGCCGGCAACCCGGTCCACAGTTGCATCACTCCCGCGTTTCGCGCCGAAGGCCGCGAGGTCACCACTATCGAAGGCCTGGGGACGCCCGAAAATCTGCATCCGATGCAACAGCAGTTCCGCGATGCTCCGGGATTTCAGTGCGGGTTCTGCACTGCCGGCATGATCATGACGTCGGCCGCGTTGACGGACTCCCAGAAAGATGACCTACCACGCGCGCTCAAGGGAAACCTGTGCCGCTGCACGGGATATCGAGCCATCGAAGACGCTGTCAACGGTGTCAGCGGAATCGAAGTGGCACTTCCCGGCGAAGCCGTAGGTACCAGTGTCGGCGCACCGGCCGCCACCGACGTGGTGACCGGCCGCGCCGAATACACGATGGACACAACAATCGACGGAATGTTGCACCTGAAGGTGCTCCACTCGCCGCACGCACACGCACGCATCCTCTCCATCGATACCGCGGAAGCCCTCACCGTGCCCGGAGTGCATCGCGTCTACACGTGGAAAGACGTGCCGCGCAAACGTTTTACCACTGCAATCCACACCGACCACCTGGTTGACCCTGACGACACGTACATTCTCGACAACGTCGTGCGCTTTGTCGGGCAACGCGTGGTGGCAGTCCTGGCCGACACTGTGGCTGCCGCAGAGGAAGCGCGTCGAAAAGTGGTTGTCGAGTACGAGATTCTCCCCGCAGTTTTCGACCCCGAAGAAGCGATGGCCGACGGTGCTCCCGCTTTGCACGGTTCGAACGACCCTTTCGTCCGCGATCCCGAGCACAACATCCTGCTCGAGATCCACGGTCACGTCGGCGACGTGGAGGCCGGATTCGCGGACGCCGACATCATTCACGAGGGCACGTACTTCTCGCCGCGGGTTCAGCATGCCCACTTGGAGACTCACGGTTCGATCGCGTGGATGGAAGAGGATCGACTCCACGTCCGAACCAGTTCTCAATCCCCGTCGATCGCCAAGGTCAAACTCGCGCATCTCTTCGACCTTCGTCCCGATCAGCTGCGAGTGTTCTGCAAGCGGGTTGGCGGCGGATTCGGCGGAAAACAGGAGGTGATCAGTGAAGATCTCGTGGCACTCGCAACCTTGGACACCGGCCGACCCGTCTGTCTCGAGTTCACGCGAGAGGAAGAATTCACGACAGCGTCGCCGCGTCACCCCATGAAACTGACAATCAAGCTGGGCGCCAACAAGGACGGGACACTCACTGCATTTCAGTACCGCAACATCTCCAACACCGGAGCCTACGGAAACCACGGCGGCGAAACATTGTTCGCCGGCGGTGCAGCAGTTTCGCTGTATCGCTGCGCCAACAAGAAGTTCGATGCGTATTCGGTCTATACAAATAGTGTTCCGAGCGGCGCCCTCCGTGGATACGGGATGACACAGCCTGCCTTTGCCGTCGAATCAGCGATGACGGAACTCGCAATCGCGTTGGGTCTGGACCCCCTCGAAGTGCGTCGACGCAACATCGTCCGCCCGGGCGACTCACTGGTCGCGCTCGAAGACGGCCCGGACGACGTCATTTTCACCGAAGACGGACTCGGGCAATGCATCGATCTGGTTGATGCTGCCTTGAGCAGCAACCCAGTCCCGACCCTCGGAGACGACTGGCTCATCGGTACGGGCACCGCAAGCTCGTTGCACGAAACGGCGCCTCCGACAGAACACATCTCGGAGGCCTGGCTCACTCTCGGCGACGATTGTGTGTACGAACTTGCCATCGGCACAGTCGAATTCGGCGAGGGCACCTCCACCGCACATGTCCAGATCGCAGCGAACCAGCTGGGAACCACGCCTTCGCGTGTGCGCATCGTTCAATCCGATACTGATCGAACCGGTTTCGACACAGGCGCTTTCGCCAGCGCCGGACTGTTTGTCGCCGGCAACGCCGTGCTTCGAGCGTCGAGCGCTGTGCGTGACCGCTTGCTCGCCTTCGCTGCATCCCACACCGGCGTCGCCCTTGATCAATGTTCGATGGACGACGACAAAATCCTGTGTGGAGATGTCCGCATCACTCTGGCCGAAGTGGTCGACGCCGGCCGAGCACGGGGAATCAGATTCACCGAAGCCCGCAAAGCATACGGATCACCGCGCAGCGTGGTGTCCAATACTCACGGCTTCCGAATCGCGGTTCACCGAATCACCGGGGAGATCAGGATTCTGTACAGCGTTCAGGCCACCGACGCGGGTGTGATCATCAATCCGGCGCAGGTGCGTGGACAGATCGAAGGCGGAGTTGCCCAGGGCATCGGCTTCGCACTCACCGAGAACTTCCACGTAGACGCCAACGGAACGATGATGAATCCGAATCTGCGCAACTACCGCATCCCCACGTACGCGGATATACCGCGCACCGAGGTCCTCCTTGTCGATTCAGCCGATTCCGTCGGGCCCCTTCGATCAAAAGGCATGGCGGAGTGTTGCATCAATCCAGTAGCGCCAGCGCTGGCAAATGCGCTTGCGAATGCAACGGGAACCCGCTTCCGGTCCTTGCCCCTCACTCCGGAGCGGATCTACACCGGACTGAACCGATGA
- a CDS encoding antibiotic biosynthesis monooxygenase, translating into MTTSAGNVATVIIGQRVRAGREEPFEIWQKDLNRAAADYTGFLGAEVSAPTPAQPDWVVVYRFDSIAHVQAWINSATRQDYLDQGRQFFDGPATQQVVSGGIKPPDPLLTVVVTHRVSDNNIDEFLAWQDRLRETESAFEGFRGTELFRPVEGVQDEWTTLYRFDTAAHLDTWLTSPQRQELLAEGRKFHDFELRTVDNSFGSWFAFDENGNEAPPPSDTKTAVAVWVGLYPTVVLLTLALSPLKMPLWLGLLIGNLLSSFIMSFFTMPYYVNRLLHKWLRPPAGVPAAKTNAQGLAIVAAVTVFWVVVFYVATTQIWSLP; encoded by the coding sequence ATGACTACGTCGGCCGGCAACGTGGCGACTGTCATCATCGGTCAGCGAGTGCGTGCGGGGCGGGAGGAGCCGTTCGAGATCTGGCAGAAAGACCTCAACCGCGCCGCCGCCGACTACACCGGGTTTCTCGGGGCAGAAGTCTCGGCTCCGACACCCGCCCAACCGGATTGGGTGGTCGTGTACCGCTTCGATTCCATCGCCCATGTTCAGGCCTGGATCAACAGTGCAACCAGGCAGGACTACCTCGATCAAGGCCGACAGTTCTTCGACGGGCCCGCCACACAACAAGTAGTGAGCGGCGGGATCAAGCCTCCCGACCCCTTGCTGACAGTCGTCGTAACCCACCGAGTCAGTGACAACAACATCGACGAGTTCCTCGCCTGGCAAGACAGACTGCGTGAGACCGAAAGCGCATTCGAAGGCTTTCGTGGGACCGAACTGTTCCGTCCCGTCGAGGGGGTCCAGGACGAGTGGACCACCCTCTACCGCTTCGACACTGCCGCACATCTGGACACCTGGCTGACGTCACCGCAGCGTCAGGAACTCCTGGCCGAGGGCCGCAAGTTCCATGATTTCGAACTACGGACAGTCGACAATTCCTTCGGTAGTTGGTTTGCCTTCGACGAGAACGGCAACGAGGCACCGCCACCGTCGGACACAAAAACCGCGGTAGCAGTGTGGGTCGGTCTGTACCCCACCGTCGTGCTGTTGACCTTGGCACTGTCACCACTGAAAATGCCACTGTGGCTCGGTCTTTTGATCGGCAATCTTCTCTCGAGTTTCATCATGAGCTTTTTCACGATGCCGTACTACGTGAACCGATTGCTGCACAAATGGTTACGGCCGCCAGCGGGAGTTCCTGCTGCCAAGACCAACGCGCAAGGATTGGCGATTGTCGCGGCCGTAACAGTGTTCTGGGTTGTTGTCTTCTATGTAGCAACGACCCAGATTTGGTCACTTCCCTGA